A stretch of DNA from Promicromonospora sukumoe:
CACGGTCTTCTCGACCGTGGTCCGCACCTGCTCGACGACGACGGACAGCGTCGGCGTGCTCGGGCTCGACGCCCGCTCACCCTCGACGGTGAGCCGCTCGACGGTGATCCTGTCGTCCTTGTCGACCGTGACGTCGTTCTCGGCGAGCACGTCGTCGAGCTGTGCCGCGCCGTCGTCCACGCGCTGCGTCTTGCCGCCGACGACCAGGTTGACCGGCCGGTCGGTGTCGAGCCGCAGCGGGAGAGAGACCCGTCCGCCGGAGCGGGACGGGACGAGCGCGACGTCGCCGGACCGCTCGGAGAGCGTGGCGAGCGCCTCGTCGGCGTCGAGCGCGGTGACCCAGGTCGTCCGCTGCTCGCCGCCGGACTGCAGCGTGACCTCGTGGCCGTAGCGGACCACGACCGTCCCGCCGTCGCGCAGCGAGCCGTCGGCGCCGGGGGTCACCGCGTCCCGGCTCGTGACGTCGACGCCCTCGTCGGCCAGCAGGCCGGCGATGTCGCCCTGGAAGGTCTCCACGGTGGTGACCCTGCCGTCCACGTCCAGCGTGACGGTCTTGTGGGCCGACGCGTAGGCGGTGATACCGCCGGCTCCGGCGACTGCGATGGCCGCGGCGCCCGCGAGAAGTGCTGCTCTGCGGTGGCGTTTGCGCGGCGGGGCCGACTGGGGAGGGGCCGGCGGGGAGGGGGTGTGAACCGCTGGGGACGGTTCGAGGATCTCGGTGATGCCGGTGGTGCCGGCCTCAGGGGTGGGGGGCAGTTCGCTGGGGATGCCCTGAGCTGGGTGGGGAGATGACACGCGGGTCCAGTCCTCGCGCGGTCCGGGCACGGGGGCCGGGGCGGCGCGAGTCCCACGCACCTCCCACGCGAGGCGCGGGCCCGGCCGGCCGATCCGGCGGTCCCAGAGACCGTAACGCCGCCGTTATCAAATGCAAGTCTCTTCGAGAAATACCCGGCGGGAAACGTCAGGATAGATCCTTAAATGTCTCAAATGTTCCAGGGTGAAAACCCGGGTGAGATCAGTACCAGCCGATCTCCACCGAGTGCGCCCACGCGCCGCACGGCGTGCCGTAGCGGCCGGAGATGTAGCCCAGGCCCCACTCGATCTGGGTGGCCGGGTTGGTCAGCCAGTCGCTCCCGACGGTCGCCATCTTCGAGCCCGGGTTCGCCTGCGCGATGCCGTACGCCTCGCTGGTCGGGTTCGCGGCGTTCCAGCGCCAGCCGCTCTCCTTCTGCCAGAGCTGGTCCAGGCAGGAGAACTCGTCGGCGCCCCAGCCGCGCTCGGCGGCCATCGCCTGGGCCAGGGCCCGCGCCGAGCCCGGGTCCACGGGGGCCGTGGCGACGTCCATGGTGCCCACCACGAGCACCTCGTTCACGGGCTTGCGGGTCACCTTCCGCTCCACCACCGTGCGTTCGACGACGGCGCCGGCGACCGTCTTGACCTCGTACTTCACCGTGGCCTCGCCGGCCACGCCCGCGGTGCGGATCGACTCGTAGCCCTCGGGGAGGCTCGGGTCCTCGACCGTCTCGGTCTCGAACGGCACCACCTCGGTCACCGTGCGCGACGACGACGCGTCGCGGCTGACCATGACGATCATCCCGTCCACGGCCGCGGCGTCGAGCGGCACCGACGTGATGTCGCCGTCGGCCAGCGCGATGCCCGCCTCGTCGAAGACGGAGCGCACCGTCGAGCGGGTGGTGCTGAACTCCAGCACGGAGCCGTCCACGGCGATGTTGACCTTCTTGACGGTCGAGAACCGGACCGGGTCGCGGTCGAGCCGGGTGGTCCGGGAGGCCGTGGCGAGGGCGCCGTCGCCCCGCGGCCCGAGGGCCGCGAGCAGCTCTCCGACGGTGCCCGCCGTGGTGCGCAGCGTCATGACCTGGCCGTCGAGCTCGATCGTGACGTCGCGGCTGGTGCGCACCACCAGGGTGCTCCCGGGGCCGACGCCGGACGTCGCGGCCGGCTGGACGACGTCGTCCGGCTCCAGCTCGAGGTTCTGCGACGCGAGTGCCTCGGCGACCGTGCCGCCGTAGACGCCGACCGTGCGGACGTCGCCGTTGTAGTCGATGGTGATCATCGACGCGTTGGCGACGTACATGCCGCTGACGCCCGCGAGCACGCCGACGACGGCACCACGGACCAGCCAGCGGGCCGGTCTGCTCGCGAGCCACGGCCGTGCGTACCTCACCACGAGCACCAGACCGTAACGGAACAAACCTCGCAGCAAAAGGCGTAGGCCGATGAAATGAAATGCCGCTTTCTTCGGCTTATTGCGCCGTTCTTACCAGGTGCCGTAGACGCGCTCCGAGTTGGCGCCGAGGTCGGCGCACAGCGTCGCGAGGTCTTCCCCGAGGTGAGCGGCCATGCCGCGCACCGTGTGGGCCACCGCGAACGGGGCGTTCGGCTGCCCCCGGAACGGGTGCGGAGTGAGGTACGGGGCGTCGGTCTCGACGAGGATCAGCTCCCGCGGCGCCACGGTCAGGGCCTCGCGGAGGTGGTCGTTGGCCTTGAACGTGACCGGTCCGGCGAACGACAGGTACCAGCCCTGCTCGGCGCAGACACGGGCCATCCCGGCGTCGCCGCTGTAGCAGTGGAAGACGGTGCGCTCGGGGGCGCCGTCGGCCAGCAGGACCTCGATGACCTGGGCGTGGGCGTCCCGGTCGTGGATCTGCAGGGCCAGGCCGAGCTCCTTGGCCAGCGCGATGTGGGCGCGAAAGGCGTCCCGCTGGGCCTGCTCGCCGCGCGGGCCCGTGCGGAACAGGTCCATGCCGGTCTCGCCGATCGCGCGGACGCGGTCGTTGCCCTTGGCCAGGTCGGCGATCTCCGCGATGGCGTCGTCGAGCCCCACGGCGTGCCGCTCCTCGGGCTCGGGCGCGAGCCCGTCGGGCCCGACCTCGAGCACGCCGGCATGCAGCGTCGCCTCGTTGGGATGGATGGCGAGCGCCCCCAGCACCCGCGCCCCCCGCTGAGTGCTGGATTCTCGCCCCGATTCCGGGGTCTCGGGGGGCGAATACCCAGCACTCAACGAGGTGAGAAGGGCGTCCGTCCAGCGGGCCGACGGGAGGTCGCAGCCCACCTGGACCACCCGGTCGACGCCCGCGGCCGCGGCGCGCGCCAGGTGGTCGGCGACGGACGGCGGCCAGGGGCCCTGCTCGCCGTCGGGCGCCGCGGCCGGCAGCACCGCGGCGATGTGGTCGAGGTGGGTGTGGTTGTCCACGACCGGGACGGGCAGCGGCTCCGGGGCGGCCGGGAACCCGCGCTCGCGTGTGCGCTTCGCCATCGCCGGGCTCAGGCGGTCGTGTCGTCGAGGCGGGGGAACAAGGCGGCGCCCTTGGTCACGGTGGTGCCGGCCGGGAGCACCCCGAACGTCGCCGCACCGTCGAGCTGCTGGGCGTCGAGGGTCCCGAGCGAGGCCTCCGCGCCGAGCAGCTCCCAGAGCCCGGCCGCCGCCTTCGGCGTGATCGGGTTGAGCAGCACCGCGAGCGAGCGCAGCGCCTCCGTGGCGGTGACGAGCGACGTCGCCAGGCGGCCGCCGTCGGCCCCCGCGCCGGACTCGTCGGTCTCGCCGGGCTCCTTCGCGAGCTTCCAGGGCTGCGTGTCGGCGAGGTAGCCGTTCGTGGCGTCCACGAGCGTCCAGACGGCGGAGACCGCGTCGTGGATGGCGAGCCGGTCGATCGCCGCCTCGGCGTCGGCCACGGCCTGGGTCGCGACCCGGGCGAGGGCCGTCTCGGCCTCCGTGGGCTCCCCCGGGGTGGGCAGGGTGCCGCCGAAGTACTTGCCGATCATCGCGGCGGTCCGGGACGCGAGGTTGCCGAACCCGTTGGCGAGCTCCCCGTTGTAGCGGGCGGTCATGTCCTCCCAGGAGAACGAGCCGTCCCCGCCGAACGCGATGGTCCGCATGAAGTAGTAGCGGAACGCGTCCGAGCCGAAGGTGTCGATGATGTCCGACGGCGCGATGCCCGTGAGCTTGGACTTGCTCATCTTCTCGCCGCCCACCAGGAGCCAGCCGTGCGCGAACACGGTCTTCGGCAGCGGCAGGCCGGCGGCCATCAGCATCGCCGGCCAGATCACCGCGTGGAACCGCAGGATGTCCTTGCCGACCAGGTGCACGTCGGCCGGCCAGGTCCGCGCGAACTGCTCCTTGCGCTCCGGGTCGGCACTGTCCAGGCCGACGGCGGTCGCGTAGTTGAGCAGGGCGTCGAACCAGACGTAGAGCACGTGGGAGGTGTCCCACGGGATCGGGACGCCCCAGTCGAACGTGGAACGCGAGATCGACAGGTCCTGCAGGCCCTGCCTGACGAAGCTCACGACCTCGTTGCGCGCCGACGCCGGCTGCACGAACTCGGGGTGCTCCTCGTAGAGGGCCAGGAGCCGGTCTGCGTACTCGCTCATCCGGAAGAAGTAGTTCTGCTCGGAGAGCATCTCGACGGGCGTGCCGTGGATGGCGCACACCTTCAGTCCCTCGAACTCGCCCGTGCCGTCGAGCAGCTCGCCGGGGAGCTTGTACTCCTCGCAGCCCACGCAGTACGGCCCCTCGTAGGAGCCCTCGTAGATGCCGCCCTTGTCGTACAGGTCCGTCAGGAAGGCCTGCACCGCCGTCTCGTGCCGCTCCTGCGTGGTGCGGATGAAGTCGTCGTTGCGCACGTCGAGGGTCTGCAGCACGGGCTTCCACGCCGTCTCGACCAGCCGGTCCGCCCAGTCCTGGGGGCTGACGCCGTTGGCCTCGGCGGTGCGCAGCACCTTCTCGCCGTGCTCGTCCGTGCCGGTGAGGAACCAGACGTCCTCCTGGCGCTGACGGTGCCAGCGCGTCACCACGTCGGCAGCGACCGTCGTGTACGCGTGCCCGATGTGCGGGGCGTCGTTCACGTAGTAGATCGGCGTCGTGAGGTAGAAGGTCTTCTGGGCTTCCGGCATGGCGTCCATCGTAGTTCCGCGGGGGCGGCGCACCACGCGGTTATCCACAGGCCTGGGTGTAGCCGGAGAGGAGCGCTCAGCGGACGACGGCGGGGTCGATCTCGTCGGTGAGCTCCGGGAAGGTGCCCTCCCAGATCGCCCGGCACCGGGCGGGCAGGTTCAGCTCCGGCCAGAGCTCGATGAGGAAGCGGCGGTCAAGGAGCTTGACGTGGTCCCGCGCGGTCCCGTCCCGGACGGTCGCGCTGTACAGGCTCCAGCGCTGCGCCGGGTCGTCGAGGTCGTACACGGGGTCAGGTGCGGTGGAGATGGGCGCCCAGGCGCGGATGACGCCGCGAGTCGGCCCCCGCAGGTCGTCCAGGGACTCCGGGGTGACGTACGGGATGTGGTCGGCGTAGACGTAGCCGCGCGGCACCGTCCGGTACGCGCCAGGTTCTGCGGGCATCCTGTTCACCCCTCTCTGTCGTCGTGGTTCGAGCCTACGGCTCGCCCCTTTCCCGCCGATCAGGATATCCACAGCCCTAGACGTCTGCCAGTGGTCGCACCTGCTACTCCGCCGCGGTCACCGTGACCCGCAGCAGCCGGTCGTCGATCACCCGGCCGTCCTCGGTCGCGGGCTCGCCCCGGCCGTCGGTGTTGCCGGTCAGCACCCACAGCTCGCCGTCGGCCCCGGCCTGGACCGCGCGCAGCCGGCCGAACTCACTCTCCAGCAGCGCCTGCGGCTCGCCGAAGCCCGGGCTCTCGCCGGCCTCGATCTCCTCCGCGGTGCCGAGCAGCGGCACGCGCCACAGCCGCGCGCCGCGCAGCGCGGCCAGGTACACGGCGTCCTCCGTGACGGCGATGCCCGACGGCGATGCCTCCGACGTCGGCCACCACGCCACCGGGTCCACGAACCCCTCCTGCTCCCCGGGCCCCTCGACCTCGGGCCAGCCGTAGTTGGCGCCCGCCTCGATCACGTTCAGCTCGTCCAGCTCGTTCTGCCCGAACTCGCTCGCGAACATGCGGCCGCTCGCGTCCCAGCCCAGGCCCTGCACGTTCCGGTGCCCCAGGGACCACACCGGCGAGCCGGGGTCCGGGTTGCCGGGCGCGGGCTCGCCGTCGGGCGTGACGCGCAGGATCTTGCCGCCCAGCGAGTCCGGGTCCTGCGCGTTCGCGGGGTTGCCGGCGTCGCCCGTCGCCACGTACAGGTACCCGTCCGGCCCGAGCGCGATCCGGCCGCCGTTGTGGTTGGAGGCGCTGGGGATGCCGTCGAGGATCGTGGTGACGTCGCCGAGCGTCATGCCGTCCAGGTCGAGCTCGGCGCGCAGCACCGCGTTGTCCTCGGCGCCCGTGCGGTAGAGGAAGACGGTGAACACCGGACCGGTGTCCTCCGGGTCGACCGCCACGCCGAGCAGGCCGCCCTCGCCGTCCGGCACCGTCTGCTCGGCCACCTCGCGCACGCCCTCGGAGTCCTCCAGCGGCTCGACGTCGCCGTTCGGGTGCACCACGGCGAGCGACGCGTCGTCGCGCATCGTGACCAGGAAGCGCTCGCCCGGCAGCGGCGCGATGCCCCACGGGACCGGGAGCTCCTCGGCCACGACCTCGGCCTCCGCCGTGACCCCGCCGTCCGAGGGGTCCGCGCCCTCCGTGCCCGACGACGCCGTCGTGCTCGCCGAGGCGGCCGGGCTCGGCGACGCGACGCCCGGCTCAGCCGCCCCGCTGCACCCGCTCACCCCCACGATCAGCACGAGCGCGGGCACAACCCAGGTCAGCAGGTGCCGGCGCACCCCGGCGTCAGTATCCACGCCCCCATCCAACCATCCGCGCTGGCCCGGAGCCCGGGCCCGGGGGCCCGGGTGGTCGGCAGTCCGTCAGGTGATCGGCAGCAGGGAGTGCCGACCATGTGACGAACTAGCGATCACGGCGGGGTACCTCGCCGCACCCCGCGGTGGAAGAGTGAGATGCATGAGTCTTGAGTCCTTGCCCGAGCACCGGGCACTGATCGTCGTCGACGTGCAGCCCACGTTCTGCGAGGGGGGCGAGCTCGCCACCGAGGGTGCCAACGAGATCGCGCACCGCGTCGGCGCGTACGTCGCCGCCCACCGCGACCGGTACACGACGGTGGTGACCACGCAGGACTGGCACATCGACCCGGGCGAGCACTTCAGCGAGACCCCGGACTTCGTCGACTCGTGGCCGCGGCACGGCGTCGCCGGCTCTCCCGGCGCCGAGCTGCACCCCGCGCTGGCCGGCCTCGTCTTCGACGCCAAGCTGCTGAAGGGCCAGTACTCGCACGGCTACTCCGGCTTCGACGGCGCGGACGAGCACGGCCGCACCCTCGCGACCGTGCTGTCGGACGCCGGGGTCACCGCCGTCGACGTCGTGGGCCTCGTCCAGTCGCACTGCGTGAAGCACACCGCCCTCGACGCCCGCCGCACCGGGCTGCACGCCCGCGTGCTGACCGACCTGACGATCCCGGTCTCGGAGGAGCAGGGCCTGGCCGCCGAGAAGGAGCTGGTCGCCGCGGGCGTGGACCTCCGCGACTCCTCGGCCCTCTGACCTGCCCCACCCCCGACGTGTCAGACGCTCAGGTCCCCCTGGGGACCTGAGCGTCTGACACGGGGTCTCGACAAGCTCGACCAGCGGACGGGCTGACTCGGGTCTCGACCAGCTCGACCAGCGAGTACCGCTAGATCCAGCTCGGGAGCAGCATCAGCCGCTGCCAGTACTCGTACGGCACCGGCATCGCCGTCCAGATCGGGTAGTAGAGCACGCTCACGCCCACGATCAGCACCACCAGGACGGCGGCCAGCCAGCAGACGATCCGCCGGTCCGCGCTCCGGGGCGGCGTCCGTTCCAGCCCGACGGCGAGCACGTACACCAGCGTCAGGATCACGAACGGCGTGAACACGATCGAGTAGAACGTGAAGATGGTGCGGTCCGCGAGCGGCCACGAGTACAGGAACCACGGCAGCCAGCCGGCGGCGATCCCCGCGAGGGCGGCGGCACCGCGCCAGTCGCGGAACCGGATCACGACCACCAGGACCAGGGGGATCGCGAGGGCACCCAGCCACCACAGCAGGGGGTTGCCGAGCGAGGTGACGGCGGTGGCGCAGTCGCCCGCGGAGTCCGCGGGGCACGGCCCCTGGCCGGGCGCGAACTTCTCCCAGAAGAACGACGTCGGCCGCCACTGCACGATCCAGCCCAGCGGGTGCGACGCGTAGTTGTGGTCGGAGTTCAGACCGGTGTGGAAGTCCCACATCATGTGGTGGTACTCCCACAGCGACCGGCCGGCCTCCCAGGCGCCCTGCGCCCAGCCCCAGTCCGGCCACCAGCCCGGCGGAGACACGTCGTTCACCACGGCCCAGTCGCGCAGGTACGACTGCGGGTGCGCAAACCAGGCCGACCAGGACGCGATGTACACCGCGACCACGGTGGGCAACATGACGAGGGCGGCCGGGACGGTGTCGACGACCGCGGCGTCCTCCCACCACCGGCCGATGCCGGCCGTGCGCCGCGCCGTGAAGTCCCACACCACGGTGAGCAGGCCGAACGCGGCGACGAAATACAGGCCCGACCACTTCACGCCGCACGCGAGGCCCAGCGACACGGCCGCCGCCAGGCGCCACCACCGGAAGCCGAGCCGTGGCCCGTACTGGCCGATCGCCCCGCCCGCCTCGACGATCTGCGCCACCCGGTCCGCGAGCCGGCGTCTGGCCCACTCGCGGTCCATCACCAGGCAGCCGAAGGCGACGAGCACCCAGAACATCAGGAACTGGTCCAGCAGGCCGGTGCGCGAGTGCACGATGGCCTCGCCGTCGACCGCGAGCAGCAGGCCCGCGACCAGGCCGAGCAGCGTGGAGGAGAAGATGCGGCGCGCGATCCGCACCATCAGGAACACCGCGACGACGCCGATCACGGCACTCGCGATGCGCCAGGCCATCGGGTCGGTCGCGCCGCCCATGAGGCGCATGCCGATCGCGATCATCCACTTGCCGACGGGCGGGTGGACCACGTACTCGGCCTCGTCGGTCTTGTACGAGCTGACGTCGCCCGCCTCGAACGCGGGGTTGGGCTTGTCGGGCCACGCGGCCTCGAAGCCGAGGCTGGCCAGCGACCAGCCCTCCTTGACGTAGTACGTCTCGTCGAAGACCAGCTTGCCGGGGCGGCCGAGGGCCCACAGCCGCGCGCCCGCGGCGATCGCCGTCACGACCAGGGCGCCGAAGAGGCCCCAGAAGCGGTCCGAGGCGCGCCGGCCGAGCGCGAGGCGGCGCTCCCCCAGCAGGTCGCGCAGGAGGCGTTCGCGCACCGGCGGCTCGACCGGCGGGACGGCGGCGTACGACCCCGTGGAGGTCATCCGTGCTCCCACGGCCTCGCGGCGCACGTGCGCTCCGTAGGTTCCGGGCAAAGCCTGCTTAGCTGCGGCGTGACGCGCTCCGGTGGCTTCAGGCTGAGACACCGGGCCAGCATAGAGCGTGGGACCCTGTGGTTCATGACCGACTCGTCCCCGGTTCCTGGGCCCGCGCCCGAGGCCGGCACCCTCGTCCTGGCCGCCACACCCATCGGCAACGCGGAGGACGCCTCGCCCCGGCTGGTCCGCCTCCTGTCCGACGCCGACGTCGTGGCCGCCGAGGACACCCGCCGCCTGCACGCGCTCGCCGGGCGCCTCGGGGTCGAGGTGCGCGGCAAGGTGACGAGCTACCACGAGCACAACGAGACGGCCCGCGCGGACGAGCTGCTCGACGTCGTCGCCGACGGCGGCACCGTGGTCGTCGTGACCGACGCCGGCATGCCGTCCGTCTCCGACCCGGGGTACCGCGTCGTCGAGCGCGCCATCGAGCGCGGCCTGCGGGTGACCGCGGCCCCGGGGCCGAGCGCGGTGCTGACGGCGCTGGCGCTCTCCGGCCTGCCGACCGACCGGTTCACGTTCGAGGGGTTCCTGCCGCGCAAGGCCGGCGACCGCTCCCGGACGCTCGCCGCGGTGGCCGCCGAGCCGCGCACCATGGTGTTCTTCGAGGCGCCGCACCGGATCGCGGAGACGCTGGCCGCCATGGCCGTCGCGTTCGGCGACACCCGCCCGGCCGCCGTCGCGCGCGAGCTCACCAAGACCTACGAGGAGGTGCTCCGCGGCCCTCTCGCGGACCTCGCGGAGCGGGCCGCGGCCGAGCAGCTCCGCGGTGAGATCTGCGTGGTGGTCGGCGGGGCGCCCGCGGTGCAGGCCGGCGTGGACGACGTCGTGGGCGAGGTGCTGGAGCGGGTCGCCGCGGGCGAGCGGCTCAAGACGGCGGTCGCCGAGGTCGCGGACGCCACGGGCGTGGCCAAGCGCGACCTGTACGCGGCAGCGCTCGCGGCCCGCCCCGCCAAGTAATACGTGTCAGACGTACAGGTCCCCCGAGGGACCTGTACGTCTGACACGTGTGGGGGCTACCAGTCGATCTGGGGCGTGGGGTGGTACGAGGCGCCGTCGCGGCGCCAGGCGCCCGCCTCGACCGCGATCCGGCCGCGGAACGACTCCCAGTCCTTGGCGCCGGGCTGTGACCAGGCGGCCTCGGCCACCGCGGCCAGCCGAGGCAGCAGCATCGAGAACA
This window harbors:
- the rsmI gene encoding 16S rRNA (cytidine(1402)-2'-O)-methyltransferase — translated: MTDSSPVPGPAPEAGTLVLAATPIGNAEDASPRLVRLLSDADVVAAEDTRRLHALAGRLGVEVRGKVTSYHEHNETARADELLDVVADGGTVVVVTDAGMPSVSDPGYRVVERAIERGLRVTAAPGPSAVLTALALSGLPTDRFTFEGFLPRKAGDRSRTLAAVAAEPRTMVFFEAPHRIAETLAAMAVAFGDTRPAAVARELTKTYEEVLRGPLADLAERAAAEQLRGEICVVVGGAPAVQAGVDDVVGEVLERVAAGERLKTAVAEVADATGVAKRDLYAAALAARPAK
- a CDS encoding isochorismatase family protein; translation: MSLESLPEHRALIVVDVQPTFCEGGELATEGANEIAHRVGAYVAAHRDRYTTVVTTQDWHIDPGEHFSETPDFVDSWPRHGVAGSPGAELHPALAGLVFDAKLLKGQYSHGYSGFDGADEHGRTLATVLSDAGVTAVDVVGLVQSHCVKHTALDARRTGLHARVLTDLTIPVSEEQGLAAEKELVAAGVDLRDSSAL
- a CDS encoding dolichyl-phosphate-mannose--protein mannosyltransferase, with the protein product MTSTGSYAAVPPVEPPVRERLLRDLLGERRLALGRRASDRFWGLFGALVVTAIAAGARLWALGRPGKLVFDETYYVKEGWSLASLGFEAAWPDKPNPAFEAGDVSSYKTDEAEYVVHPPVGKWMIAIGMRLMGGATDPMAWRIASAVIGVVAVFLMVRIARRIFSSTLLGLVAGLLLAVDGEAIVHSRTGLLDQFLMFWVLVAFGCLVMDREWARRRLADRVAQIVEAGGAIGQYGPRLGFRWWRLAAAVSLGLACGVKWSGLYFVAAFGLLTVVWDFTARRTAGIGRWWEDAAVVDTVPAALVMLPTVVAVYIASWSAWFAHPQSYLRDWAVVNDVSPPGWWPDWGWAQGAWEAGRSLWEYHHMMWDFHTGLNSDHNYASHPLGWIVQWRPTSFFWEKFAPGQGPCPADSAGDCATAVTSLGNPLLWWLGALAIPLVLVVVIRFRDWRGAAALAGIAAGWLPWFLYSWPLADRTIFTFYSIVFTPFVILTLVYVLAVGLERTPPRSADRRIVCWLAAVLVVLIVGVSVLYYPIWTAMPVPYEYWQRLMLLPSWI
- a CDS encoding aggregation-promoting factor C-terminal-like domain-containing protein, whose protein sequence is MRYARPWLASRPARWLVRGAVVGVLAGVSGMYVANASMITIDYNGDVRTVGVYGGTVAEALASQNLELEPDDVVQPAATSGVGPGSTLVVRTSRDVTIELDGQVMTLRTTAGTVGELLAALGPRGDGALATASRTTRLDRDPVRFSTVKKVNIAVDGSVLEFSTTRSTVRSVFDEAGIALADGDITSVPLDAAAVDGMIVMVSRDASSSRTVTEVVPFETETVEDPSLPEGYESIRTAGVAGEATVKYEVKTVAGAVVERTVVERKVTRKPVNEVLVVGTMDVATAPVDPGSARALAQAMAAERGWGADEFSCLDQLWQKESGWRWNAANPTSEAYGIAQANPGSKMATVGSDWLTNPATQIEWGLGYISGRYGTPCGAWAHSVEIGWY
- a CDS encoding resuscitation-promoting factor; this translates as MLEPSPAVHTPSPPAPPQSAPPRKRHRRAALLAGAAAIAVAGAGGITAYASAHKTVTLDVDGRVTTVETFQGDIAGLLADEGVDVTSRDAVTPGADGSLRDGGTVVVRYGHEVTLQSGGEQRTTWVTALDADEALATLSERSGDVALVPSRSGGRVSLPLRLDTDRPVNLVVGGKTQRVDDGAAQLDDVLAENDVTVDKDDRITVERLTVEGERASSPSTPTLSVVVEQVRTTVEKTVTKLPFDKMRTADPDRFEDLAPYVETKGVVGKRVTTWDVTTVDGEVTERDKRSAKVERKPVDQVTVYGTKERPAPEPEPEPEPEPVAKAAEPAPKAAAEPKADVVATSGVWAQLAQCESGGNPATNTGNGYYGLYQFSLPTWQAMGGSGLPSEASASEQTMRAQKLQQQSGWGQWPGCAAKLGLL
- the metG gene encoding methionine--tRNA ligase; the protein is MPEAQKTFYLTTPIYYVNDAPHIGHAYTTVAADVVTRWHRQRQEDVWFLTGTDEHGEKVLRTAEANGVSPQDWADRLVETAWKPVLQTLDVRNDDFIRTTQERHETAVQAFLTDLYDKGGIYEGSYEGPYCVGCEEYKLPGELLDGTGEFEGLKVCAIHGTPVEMLSEQNYFFRMSEYADRLLALYEEHPEFVQPASARNEVVSFVRQGLQDLSISRSTFDWGVPIPWDTSHVLYVWFDALLNYATAVGLDSADPERKEQFARTWPADVHLVGKDILRFHAVIWPAMLMAAGLPLPKTVFAHGWLLVGGEKMSKSKLTGIAPSDIIDTFGSDAFRYYFMRTIAFGGDGSFSWEDMTARYNGELANGFGNLASRTAAMIGKYFGGTLPTPGEPTEAETALARVATQAVADAEAAIDRLAIHDAVSAVWTLVDATNGYLADTQPWKLAKEPGETDESGAGADGGRLATSLVTATEALRSLAVLLNPITPKAAAGLWELLGAEASLGTLDAQQLDGAATFGVLPAGTTVTKGAALFPRLDDTTA
- a CDS encoding TatD family hydrolase, with the protein product MAKRTRERGFPAAPEPLPVPVVDNHTHLDHIAAVLPAAAPDGEQGPWPPSVADHLARAAAAGVDRVVQVGCDLPSARWTDALLTSLSAGYSPPETPESGRESSTQRGARVLGALAIHPNEATLHAGVLEVGPDGLAPEPEERHAVGLDDAIAEIADLAKGNDRVRAIGETGMDLFRTGPRGEQAQRDAFRAHIALAKELGLALQIHDRDAHAQVIEVLLADGAPERTVFHCYSGDAGMARVCAEQGWYLSFAGPVTFKANDHLREALTVAPRELILVETDAPYLTPHPFRGQPNAPFAVAHTVRGMAAHLGEDLATLCADLGANSERVYGTW
- a CDS encoding PQQ-dependent sugar dehydrogenase, which gives rise to MDTDAGVRRHLLTWVVPALVLIVGVSGCSGAAEPGVASPSPAASASTTASSGTEGADPSDGGVTAEAEVVAEELPVPWGIAPLPGERFLVTMRDDASLAVVHPNGDVEPLEDSEGVREVAEQTVPDGEGGLLGVAVDPEDTGPVFTVFLYRTGAEDNAVLRAELDLDGMTLGDVTTILDGIPSASNHNGGRIALGPDGYLYVATGDAGNPANAQDPDSLGGKILRVTPDGEPAPGNPDPGSPVWSLGHRNVQGLGWDASGRMFASEFGQNELDELNVIEAGANYGWPEVEGPGEQEGFVDPVAWWPTSEASPSGIAVTEDAVYLAALRGARLWRVPLLGTAEEIEAGESPGFGEPQALLESEFGRLRAVQAGADGELWVLTGNTDGRGEPATEDGRVIDDRLLRVTVTAAE